In the genome of Croceimicrobium hydrocarbonivorans, one region contains:
- a CDS encoding S41 family peptidase, translating into MNNSKTLFPILLGLAVIFGIFLGLFFNFPHQTVALNEKSEREQKLRQIIDYIDYEYVDQVNTDSLLDQTISELLHHLDPHSTYIPEDQVSANEESIRGSFVGIGIEFKIYKDSLAVVQVMEGGPSDKAGIMPGDRILSADSISLSGEKLNSELVVKTLKGQEGSTVKLHVFRPSEEAEKDINIRRAQVDLNSVSSAFLLNDSVGLIKLNKFTARSTQEVKLALRNLQNKGATSIIFDLRDNPGGLLSAAQDISDEFLPKGKMIVFTKSRDGSIEESYANHRGLFEKGKLVVLINRGSASASEIVAGALQDHKRASIVGRRSFGKGLVQEEITLKDGSKMRLTTQRYYTPLGRSIQRDYDSYDESYYFHGNTGSLQEDSTVLLPDSAEFSGHRHQGGILPDREVGYDTSGTTRLLYHLAMTVDLDESAFRYVDEHRKGFAQWEEDSFVKNWEVDSTVYNAFFGAPIAERINEADSAQVLALKNRLKAFIAYNRYGTKGYQRVYAIDDPYVLEALRALNEMKEWNTAD; encoded by the coding sequence TTGAACAATAGCAAAACTCTCTTCCCCATTTTATTGGGCTTGGCCGTAATCTTCGGGATTTTCCTCGGCCTCTTTTTCAATTTCCCTCATCAGACTGTAGCCCTGAATGAGAAAAGTGAGCGCGAACAAAAGCTGCGGCAGATCATCGATTATATCGACTACGAATATGTGGATCAGGTAAACACCGATAGCCTCCTCGACCAAACCATTTCCGAACTGCTCCATCATCTCGATCCTCACTCTACCTATATCCCCGAAGATCAGGTAAGCGCCAATGAAGAATCCATCCGCGGCAGCTTTGTGGGTATTGGTATCGAATTCAAAATTTACAAAGACAGCCTGGCAGTTGTTCAGGTTATGGAAGGTGGTCCTTCTGATAAAGCAGGCATTATGCCCGGCGACCGAATTTTAAGTGCGGATAGCATTTCCCTTTCGGGAGAAAAGCTCAATAGCGAATTAGTGGTTAAAACCCTGAAAGGGCAAGAGGGAAGTACAGTTAAGCTGCATGTATTCCGACCTTCGGAAGAAGCAGAAAAGGATATTAACATCCGCAGGGCCCAGGTAGATCTAAACTCGGTAAGCTCTGCCTTTTTGTTGAATGACAGCGTAGGCCTCATCAAGCTCAATAAATTTACCGCGCGCAGTACTCAGGAAGTGAAGCTTGCCTTGCGAAATCTCCAAAACAAAGGTGCTACCTCCATCATATTTGATTTAAGAGATAATCCCGGAGGACTGCTCAGTGCCGCTCAAGATATCAGCGATGAATTCCTTCCGAAAGGCAAAATGATTGTCTTCACTAAAAGTCGGGACGGCAGCATTGAAGAAAGCTATGCCAATCATCGCGGCCTTTTCGAAAAGGGAAAATTAGTGGTCTTGATTAATCGCGGATCAGCTTCGGCCAGTGAGATTGTGGCGGGAGCCTTGCAAGATCACAAACGAGCGAGCATTGTGGGGCGTCGTTCCTTTGGCAAAGGACTAGTGCAGGAAGAAATCACCCTTAAGGATGGCTCCAAAATGCGCCTTACTACCCAACGTTATTATACTCCATTGGGTCGCTCCATTCAGCGAGATTATGATAGCTATGATGAGAGCTACTATTTCCATGGCAATACCGGCTCTTTACAAGAAGATTCTACCGTTCTATTGCCTGATAGCGCCGAATTTAGCGGACATCGCCACCAAGGAGGCATTTTACCCGATCGTGAAGTAGGCTATGATACCAGCGGCACTACTCGCCTGCTCTATCATTTAGCCATGACGGTTGATTTGGATGAAAGCGCCTTCCGCTATGTGGATGAGCATCGGAAGGGATTTGCGCAATGGGAAGAAGATAGCTTTGTGAAGAACTGGGAGGTAGACAGCACTGTTTACAATGCCTTTTTTGGTGCACCCATCGCGGAACGTATTAATGAAGCCGACTCCGCCCAAGTACTGGCATTAAAGAACAGACTTAAGGCATTTATTGCCTACAATCGCTATGGCACCAAAGGCTATCAGCGGGTTTACGCTATTGATGACCCCTATGTTTTGGAAGCCTTAAGGGCCTTAAATGAAATGAAAGAATGGAATACCGCAGATTAG
- a CDS encoding deoxycytidylate deaminase, which produces MREKDPKQYKYDIAYLRMAREWAQLSYCERRKVGALIIKDRMIVSDGYNGTPSGFENHCEDEENYTKWYVLHAEANAILKMASSTNSSDGGTLYLTLSPCKECSKLVHQSGIKRLVYIERYKDDSGLQFLEKAGVELVQISAQELEQ; this is translated from the coding sequence ATGCGGGAAAAAGACCCTAAACAATATAAATACGATATCGCTTATTTACGCATGGCCCGCGAGTGGGCGCAGCTTTCGTATTGCGAACGTCGTAAGGTAGGAGCGCTAATTATTAAAGATCGGATGATTGTTTCCGATGGCTATAATGGCACCCCCAGTGGTTTTGAAAATCACTGTGAGGATGAAGAAAATTACACCAAATGGTATGTCCTTCACGCAGAAGCGAATGCTATTTTAAAGATGGCCAGCTCCACCAATTCCAGTGATGGCGGCACCTTATACCTTACCCTCTCGCCTTGCAAAGAATGCAGTAAATTAGTACACCAATCCGGCATTAAACGATTGGTATACATTGAGCGTTATAAGGACGACTCGGGTTTACAATTTTTGGAAAAAGCCGGCGTAGAGCTGGTACAGATTAGCGCACAGGAACTTGAACAATAG